In Monodelphis domestica isolate mMonDom1 chromosome 4, mMonDom1.pri, whole genome shotgun sequence, one DNA window encodes the following:
- the LOC103103513 gene encoding V-set and transmembrane domain-containing protein 1-like — MTLLCKGPSWSTGFLLHKEGDDEILHSTDIIQDGAQFFLPHVTTKHSGIYTCSYQPSTNGSLWIQHSDPVELTVRVPRIILIITLSFVSIFLLCIPLLAFLCHSSNSMGAFPGEDPRRCFCCHCLSQTVSPSQHLEVPKEEILYIEVVNAKPRERMVTIAEDPQGVTYTQLNTRTVKKKQRDSREEPIESIFYATMSFD, encoded by the exons ATGACCCTCCTGTGTAAGGGGCCCTCTTGGAGTACTGGGTTTCTTCTGCACAAGGAGGGAGATGATGAAATCCTGCACAGCACAGATATCATTCAGGATGGAGCCCAGTTCTTCTTGCCTCATGTGACTACCAAGCACTCTGGCATTTATACATGCAGCTACCAGCCCAGCACCAATGGCAGTCTCTGGATACAGCACAGTGATCCTGTGGAGCTAACTGTGAGAG tgCCCAGAATCATCCTCATCATCACCCTCAGCTTTGTCTCCATCTTCCTCCTCTGTATTCCCCTATTGGCATTTCTTTGCCATTCATCCAACTCTATGG GAGCCTTTCCAGGAGAGGACCCTAGGAG GTGCTTCTGCTGCCATTGTCTTTCCCAGACAGTCTCCCCATCTCAGCACCTTGAGGTCCCCAAAGAAGAAATCCTAT ataTAGAAGTGGTCAATGCGAAACCAAGGGAAAGAATG GTGACCATAGCTGAAGACCCCCAAGGAGTGACTTATACTCAGCTGAACACAAGAACCgtaaaaaagaagcaaagagacTCCAGGGAGGAACCTATAGAGTCCATATTCTATGCCACTATGTCGTTTGACTGA